The proteins below come from a single Pradoshia eiseniae genomic window:
- the minD gene encoding septum site-determining protein MinD, protein MGEAILITSGKGGVGKTTTSANVGTALALMGKKVCLVDTDIGLRNLDVVMGLENRIIYDLVDVIEERCKVHQALVKDKRFEDRLYLMPAAQTADKSSVTPKQVKKLIETLKQDFDYIIIDCPAGIEQGYRNAVAGADKAIVVTTPETTAVRDADRIIGLLEKEPDVEAPKLVINRIRSHMLKNGDVLDIDEITNHLSIDLIGIVADDDDVIKGSNQGEPIVFDPNNIASIAYRDIARRILGESIPLKPLEEAKTGVFTRIKKLFGVKS, encoded by the coding sequence ATGGGAGAGGCCATCTTAATTACTTCCGGCAAAGGCGGTGTCGGTAAAACGACAACAAGCGCCAATGTCGGAACAGCCTTGGCATTAATGGGTAAAAAAGTCTGTTTGGTCGATACAGATATTGGATTAAGAAATTTAGATGTTGTCATGGGGCTTGAGAACCGAATCATCTACGATTTGGTCGATGTCATCGAGGAAAGATGCAAGGTTCATCAGGCACTTGTTAAGGACAAGCGTTTCGAAGATAGGCTGTATTTAATGCCGGCCGCTCAAACAGCGGACAAGTCTTCGGTTACCCCGAAGCAAGTGAAGAAATTAATTGAGACCTTGAAGCAGGATTTTGATTATATTATTATCGACTGTCCTGCGGGAATCGAACAAGGATACCGCAATGCTGTTGCGGGAGCAGACAAGGCCATTGTTGTGACGACTCCGGAAACAACAGCTGTGCGTGATGCAGACCGTATTATCGGCCTGCTGGAGAAGGAGCCGGATGTGGAAGCTCCGAAGCTTGTCATCAATAGGATTCGCAGTCATATGCTGAAAAATGGAGATGTGCTCGATATCGACGAGATTACAAACCACCTTTCCATTGATTTAATTGGAATTGTCGCAGATGATGATGATGTTATCAAAGGATCCAACCAAGGGGAACCAATTGTGTTTGACCCGAACAATATAGCTTCGATAGCTTACCGTGATATCGCTCGCCGTATTTTAGGCGAATCCATTCCGCTTAAGCCTTTAGAGGAAGCGAAGACCGGAGTCTTTACCCGCATTAAAAAATTATTCGGCGTCAAGAGCTGA